In Methylotenera mobilis JLW8, the following are encoded in one genomic region:
- the ispE gene encoding 4-(cytidine 5'-diphospho)-2-C-methyl-D-erythritol kinase — MHDFEAFLAPAKINLFLHIVGQRSDGYHLLQTAFRLLDYYDTIHIKTTNTGIIKRVNDVAGVPEAQDLCVRAALLLQKHTGCQLGAEILVDKKIPMGGGLGGGSSDAATVLLSLNQRWQLNLPREELLTLGLQLGADVPFFIYGSNAWAEGVGEQLQALTLHDAYYVVLTPNVHVSTAQIFANKQLTKDTIPKTIAAFSGIAQLSTENSAGKNIHDEFINQLEKVVCSIYPEVKASLDWLKQFGDARMSGSGASVFLEVNDAETANRIYQQKPKEYFGFVAKGLNQHPLLCK, encoded by the coding sequence ATGCACGACTTTGAAGCTTTTTTAGCGCCAGCCAAAATTAATTTGTTTTTACACATCGTGGGGCAACGCAGCGATGGCTACCATCTACTACAAACCGCATTTAGATTACTGGACTATTACGACACCATTCACATCAAAACCACCAATACCGGCATCATTAAACGCGTGAACGATGTAGCTGGCGTACCAGAAGCACAAGACTTATGCGTGCGTGCTGCCCTATTATTGCAAAAACACACAGGCTGCCAGCTAGGGGCCGAGATATTGGTCGATAAAAAAATCCCCATGGGCGGCGGTTTAGGTGGCGGCAGCTCAGACGCAGCAACCGTACTGCTTTCCTTAAATCAGCGCTGGCAGCTTAACCTGCCCCGCGAAGAACTACTAACGCTAGGATTGCAGTTGGGCGCAGACGTACCTTTCTTCATTTATGGTAGCAATGCATGGGCAGAGGGCGTTGGTGAACAATTACAAGCACTTACGCTGCATGATGCCTATTATGTGGTGCTTACGCCTAATGTACATGTATCAACCGCACAAATTTTTGCTAATAAGCAATTGACAAAGGATACGATTCCTAAGACAATAGCGGCCTTTTCAGGGATAGCGCAATTAAGCACTGAAAATTCAGCGGGTAAAAACATACACGATGAATTTATAAATCAACTGGAAAAAGTAGTTTGTAGCATCTACCCTGAAGTAAAAGCGAGTTTAGACTGGCTAAAACAATTCGGAGATGCTAGAATGAGCGGCTCAGGTGCTTCGGTGTTTTTAGAAGTAAATGACGCAGAAACTGCGAACAGGATTTACCAACAAAAACCGAAAGAATATTTTGGGTTTGTTGCAAAAGGGTTAAATCAGCACCCTTTACTGTGTAAATAA
- a CDS encoding ribose-phosphate pyrophosphokinase, whose translation MMVFTGNANPELAQQVAKHLGINLGQVHVGKFSDGEVMVELLENVRGRDVFVLQSTSHPTNDSLMEVMVMVDALRRSSAGRITAAIPYFGYSRQDRRPRSARVAITAKVVANMLTGVGVNRVLTMDLHSDQIQGFFDIPVDNIYATPILLADLLEQKHENLVVVSPDVGGVVRARACAKQLGSDLAIIDKRRPKPNVAKVMNIIGDVAGRTCVIMDDMVDTANTLCEAAAALKKHGAVKVVAYATHPVLSGGAAERIMNSELDELVVTNTIQLQADSINCKKIRQLSAAALLAETIRRISSEDSVSSLFMD comes from the coding sequence ATGATGGTCTTTACTGGCAACGCCAACCCAGAGCTCGCGCAGCAAGTTGCAAAACACTTAGGCATTAATCTTGGCCAAGTGCATGTAGGTAAATTTAGCGATGGCGAAGTCATGGTTGAGTTGCTTGAAAACGTACGCGGTCGCGATGTTTTTGTATTGCAATCGACCAGCCACCCAACTAACGACAGCTTAATGGAAGTAATGGTCATGGTGGATGCGCTACGTCGCTCATCTGCTGGCCGTATTACTGCTGCTATCCCATATTTCGGTTACTCAAGACAAGATCGTCGTCCACGTTCTGCTCGCGTTGCAATTACCGCTAAAGTGGTTGCCAACATGCTGACCGGCGTTGGTGTTAACCGTGTATTGACGATGGATTTACACTCAGACCAAATCCAAGGCTTTTTTGATATCCCAGTAGATAACATCTATGCCACACCAATTTTATTGGCTGATTTATTAGAGCAAAAACATGAGAACCTAGTAGTGGTTTCTCCTGACGTTGGTGGTGTTGTGCGTGCACGTGCATGTGCAAAACAGCTAGGTTCAGACTTGGCGATTATTGATAAACGCCGTCCAAAACCAAACGTCGCTAAAGTGATGAACATCATTGGTGATGTTGCTGGCCGTACCTGTGTGATTATGGATGACATGGTTGATACAGCCAACACACTATGTGAAGCTGCTGCCGCATTGAAAAAGCATGGTGCAGTAAAAGTAGTAGCGTATGCAACCCACCCAGTTTTATCTGGTGGCGCCGCAGAACGCATTATGAATTCTGAGTTGGATGAGTTAGTTGTTACCAACACTATTCAATTGCAAGCAGATAGCATTAATTGTAAAAAAATCCGTCAATTGAGCGCAGCAGCATTGCTGGCAGAGACAATTCGCCGCATCAGCAGTGAAGATTCTGTAAGCTCATTGTTTATGGACTAA
- a CDS encoding 50S ribosomal protein L25/general stress protein Ctc, with protein sequence MAIEINAVKRDAKGTGASRRLRHAGSVPGVVYGGGKDAYPLEINAKELFLQFRHEAFHASVLTLIIEGKKESVLLRDFQMHPVRNTIQHVDFQRVSATEKIHVKVPFHFTNADAAPGVKLGGGIVAHIQTEADVSCLAKDLPEFIEVDVSALEVGQSIHLSQIKLPKGVEFVQLAHGDDAAVASIAKTRGSVSATAEETPEA encoded by the coding sequence ATGGCTATTGAAATCAATGCAGTAAAACGTGACGCTAAAGGTACGGGTGCGAGCCGCCGCCTACGTCATGCTGGCTCTGTGCCTGGTGTAGTATATGGTGGTGGTAAAGATGCATACCCACTAGAAATCAACGCAAAAGAATTGTTCTTACAATTCCGTCACGAAGCTTTCCATGCTTCAGTGTTAACGCTGATTATCGAAGGTAAAAAAGAAAGCGTACTATTACGTGATTTCCAAATGCACCCAGTGCGCAACACAATTCAACACGTTGATTTCCAACGCGTTAGTGCAACTGAAAAAATCCACGTTAAAGTGCCATTCCACTTCACTAACGCTGATGCAGCGCCAGGTGTTAAATTAGGTGGTGGTATTGTTGCTCATATCCAAACTGAAGCTGACGTAAGCTGCTTGGCAAAAGACTTGCCAGAGTTTATCGAAGTTGACGTTTCAGCTTTAGAAGTGGGTCAATCAATCCACTTGTCACAAATCAAACTACCAAAAGGTGTTGAGTTTGTGCAATTAGCACACGGTGATGACGCAGCTGTAGCTTCTATCGCTAAAACACGCGGTAGCGTTTCAGCAACTGCTGAAGAAACACCAGAAGCTTAA
- the pth gene encoding aminoacyl-tRNA hydrolase yields MSGIRLFVGLGNPGEKYAATRHNAGFWWIDQVAAATNSKLAVDAKFFGFAGKLSPTADSWLIKPTTFMNASGKAVAALANYYKISPAEILVIHDELDLPAGSIKMKFGGGHGGHNGLRDIHSALGTADYWRLRVGIGHPGSKNEVVNFVLKAPTKDEQHVIDDSIYDSCKLVDLMLKGEFDSAMLKLHTKK; encoded by the coding sequence ATGAGCGGAATTAGATTATTTGTAGGCCTAGGTAATCCTGGCGAAAAATATGCAGCTACGCGCCATAATGCAGGTTTTTGGTGGATAGACCAAGTAGCGGCGGCCACCAATAGCAAATTGGCAGTTGATGCTAAATTCTTTGGCTTTGCTGGCAAGTTAAGCCCAACCGCAGACAGCTGGCTGATCAAACCCACCACTTTTATGAATGCAAGTGGCAAGGCAGTTGCCGCACTAGCTAATTATTACAAAATATCACCTGCAGAAATTTTAGTGATTCATGACGAATTAGATTTACCTGCAGGCAGTATTAAAATGAAATTTGGCGGCGGCCACGGCGGCCACAATGGGTTACGCGATATACATTCAGCGTTAGGCACAGCAGACTATTGGCGCTTACGCGTAGGCATTGGTCACCCTGGCTCAAAAAATGAAGTGGTTAACTTTGTACTCAAAGCACCCACTAAAGATGAACAGCATGTGATTGACGATAGCATTTATGACAGCTGTAAATTAGTAGATTTAATGCTTAAAGGCGAATTTGATAGCGCCATGTTAAAATTGCACACAAAGAAATAG
- the ychF gene encoding redox-regulated ATPase YchF: MKCGIVGLPNVGKSTLFNAITKAGIAAENYPFCTIEPNVGIVEVPDTRLQPLIDIVKPQRVQPAIVEFVDIAGLVAGASKGEGLGNKFLANIRETDAISHVVRCFDDGNVVHVAGKVDPLSDIEVINTELALADMETVEKTLQRESKKAKSGDKEAIALAGLCERIQKHLDTGAPVRTLGLDADELNIIKPLCLITVKPVMYIANVDEKGFENNPYLDKVVALGKAEGAPVVCICAKIEGEISELDDADKVEFLAELGQDEPGLNRVIRAAYDLLGLQTYFTAGVQEVRAWTVKKGATAPQAAGVIHTDFERGFIRAEVIAYDEYVKNKGEQGSKEAGKMRLEGKEYIVQDGDVMHFRFNV, translated from the coding sequence ATGAAGTGTGGAATCGTAGGCTTACCTAACGTAGGCAAATCAACCTTATTCAATGCAATTACCAAGGCTGGGATTGCGGCCGAAAATTACCCATTCTGCACCATTGAGCCTAATGTTGGCATCGTTGAGGTACCAGATACCCGCCTGCAACCATTGATTGACATAGTAAAACCACAGCGCGTACAACCAGCGATTGTGGAGTTTGTGGACATCGCAGGCCTAGTAGCCGGCGCATCTAAAGGTGAAGGCTTAGGTAACAAGTTCTTAGCTAACATCCGTGAAACAGATGCGATCTCTCACGTAGTGCGCTGTTTTGATGATGGCAATGTGGTGCACGTTGCGGGCAAGGTAGATCCACTTTCTGATATTGAAGTGATTAACACCGAGTTGGCGCTTGCCGATATGGAAACCGTTGAAAAAACATTACAACGTGAAAGCAAAAAAGCTAAATCTGGTGACAAAGAAGCGATTGCACTTGCTGGCTTATGTGAAAGAATCCAAAAACACTTAGATACTGGCGCACCAGTGCGCACCTTAGGCTTAGATGCTGATGAACTCAACATCATCAAACCACTCTGCCTAATTACAGTTAAACCGGTAATGTACATCGCTAACGTGGATGAAAAAGGTTTTGAGAACAACCCTTACCTAGATAAAGTTGTCGCATTAGGCAAAGCTGAAGGCGCACCAGTCGTGTGTATTTGCGCAAAAATCGAAGGCGAGATTTCTGAGCTGGATGACGCAGACAAAGTAGAATTCTTAGCTGAGCTAGGCCAAGACGAGCCAGGCCTAAATCGCGTGATTCGCGCTGCCTATGATTTACTTGGTTTGCAAACCTACTTTACCGCTGGCGTACAAGAAGTTCGCGCCTGGACCGTTAAAAAAGGCGCAACAGCACCTCAAGCAGCTGGCGTGATCCACACCGACTTTGAACGTGGCTTTATTCGCGCAGAGGTGATTGCCTATGACGAATACGTGAAAAACAAGGGCGAGCAAGGCTCAAAAGAAGCCGGTAAAATGCGCTTGGAAGGCAAAGAGTACATCGTACAAGATGGCGATGTGATGCACTTTAGATTTAACGTATAA
- a CDS encoding ATP-binding protein produces MSSNSTYNQKRQLGTLNKYRGIILAVTLFLVFNLAVLGLNFYTSSTLDSDAVSINLSGRQRMLSQRTAKVLLSIQVDAAQGKFDAKNMEELQKVSTLFDTTLNAFKTGGTVMGGNEKPVFLPKVTDTASIQAVNDALLIWQPYKKLLESVILSRVIDETRLDLATDYARENNLKLLKLMNNLTTQLEQNTKTKASHLQLIQTIALVLSLLLFANIVFNALRKLRAADGEIEKAQRETTEILNTVKEGLFLLDHELAVGSQISRSIEQILQHKVSANMPFMPILQQLVSDDIFTSSKDYIQLLFGNKVKESLMLSLNPLTQVKVQTRDDASPRYLSFQFNRVVENKQVLHLLVTVQDVTEQVTQGEELTKLKGQSSINLDLLKALLQADITQLRQFLTQAHSSLDVINEVLANADKRAATHSDMVNQCFRIIHAIKGESGAIGLQAIETLAHQFEEHLVSLRNKNEWDAQEILSLPVMLSALLEQITQIEMIVDFMQAHHQANNSPSAPQSISTNVANNLKRLVEQVSQSQNKNVQLNLELALLDQMDTKTVHQLQQIGIQLIRNAICHGIESTDIRLAQGKSAHGEISITTRINQEGIIDFIVRDDGQGIVPNRIRAAMLTSGRYASDTVHKLSDKEIVAKLFEPGFSTASSVDQDAGRGVGMDLVQSLINEIGGELKIDTKADVFTQFAFRISKHAKPSINLNSTEAVI; encoded by the coding sequence ATGTCCAGCAACAGTACGTATAATCAAAAGAGGCAGCTAGGTACGTTGAACAAATACCGCGGCATTATATTGGCCGTCACTCTCTTTCTGGTATTTAACTTGGCAGTGCTTGGCCTTAACTTCTACACCTCATCTACGTTAGATAGCGATGCCGTTTCCATCAATCTTTCAGGTCGGCAGCGCATGCTCTCACAACGCACCGCAAAAGTATTGCTGTCAATTCAGGTCGATGCAGCACAGGGCAAGTTTGATGCAAAAAATATGGAAGAGCTCCAAAAAGTCAGTACGCTGTTTGACACTACGCTGAATGCCTTTAAAACCGGCGGCACGGTCATGGGTGGTAACGAGAAACCAGTATTCCTACCTAAAGTAACTGATACTGCCTCTATTCAGGCCGTGAATGATGCCTTGCTTATCTGGCAGCCCTACAAAAAGCTGCTGGAGTCAGTGATACTAAGCCGAGTGATAGACGAAACACGGCTAGACCTTGCCACAGATTATGCACGTGAAAATAATCTGAAGCTGCTAAAGCTGATGAACAACCTGACGACGCAACTAGAACAAAACACCAAAACCAAAGCCAGTCATTTGCAACTGATTCAAACAATTGCATTGGTATTATCACTGTTACTGTTTGCCAATATTGTGTTCAACGCGCTACGCAAGCTGCGTGCTGCCGATGGCGAGATTGAAAAAGCACAGCGCGAAACTACCGAGATTCTCAATACCGTTAAAGAAGGTCTGTTTTTGTTAGACCATGAACTCGCAGTTGGTAGCCAGATTTCACGCTCTATTGAACAAATATTGCAGCATAAAGTAAGCGCAAACATGCCGTTTATGCCCATACTGCAGCAACTGGTTTCCGATGACATTTTCACTTCTTCCAAAGATTACATACAGCTACTGTTTGGCAACAAGGTAAAAGAGAGCTTGATGCTAAGCCTTAACCCGCTCACGCAGGTAAAGGTACAAACAAGAGACGACGCATCGCCACGCTACCTTAGCTTCCAGTTCAACCGCGTGGTAGAGAATAAACAAGTCTTGCACCTCTTAGTAACGGTGCAAGACGTAACCGAGCAAGTAACGCAGGGTGAGGAGCTAACTAAGCTCAAGGGTCAATCCAGCATCAATCTCGATCTGCTGAAAGCCTTGCTGCAAGCCGACATCACCCAACTGCGCCAATTCTTGACGCAGGCACACAGTAGTTTAGATGTGATTAACGAAGTATTAGCCAATGCAGATAAACGCGCTGCTACGCATAGTGATATGGTGAATCAATGCTTCCGCATCATCCATGCCATTAAAGGTGAGTCTGGGGCCATAGGCTTACAGGCCATTGAAACGCTAGCGCATCAATTTGAAGAGCACTTGGTATCGCTACGCAACAAGAACGAATGGGATGCCCAAGAGATTTTAAGTCTACCGGTAATGTTAAGCGCCTTGCTTGAGCAAATTACACAAATTGAAATGATTGTAGACTTCATGCAGGCACACCACCAGGCCAACAACAGCCCAAGCGCCCCTCAATCTATCTCTACCAATGTTGCTAATAACCTAAAGCGCCTCGTAGAACAGGTAAGTCAAAGCCAAAATAAGAACGTGCAGCTAAACTTAGAGCTAGCGTTACTAGACCAAATGGACACAAAAACCGTGCATCAACTGCAACAGATTGGCATCCAGCTAATCCGTAATGCTATCTGTCATGGCATAGAGTCAACTGACATTAGGCTGGCACAAGGAAAATCAGCACATGGCGAAATATCTATCACCACCCGCATAAATCAGGAGGGCATTATTGATTTTATTGTGCGTGATGACGGCCAAGGCATTGTTCCCAACCGCATCCGCGCTGCCATGCTTACCTCAGGGCGCTACGCCAGTGACACAGTACACAAGCTATCCGATAAGGAAATTGTCGCCAAATTATTTGAACCAGGCTTCTCAACCGCCAGCAGCGTCGATCAAGATGCGGGCCGCGGTGTAGGTATGGATTTAGTGCAATCGCTTATCAATGAAATTGGTGGCGAGCTAAAAATAGACACCAAAGCCGATGTATTTACACAATTCGCCTTCCGTATTTCCAAGCACGCTAAACC